The Pseudomonas sp. SCA2728.1_7 DNA segment ATGGCGGCGAAATATTCTTCGCCACCGCGCGGCAACAGCAGACCGAGACGTGTGCGGCGCAGGAGCAGATCGTCGAGGTGCAGAACCATTTCCGACTCACAGGCGAAAGCCAGTTCGGCCCACAGAGTGTCCGTAGCGCCGACCGTGGCGTGGCCGATTTCTTTGATCAATTGCGCCAACTTCGGCAGATCTCGACCATGCCTCCCGGTCAGACGTCGCCACTGATGGCTGCTCAACTCAGGAATCGCCTGCACAGGAACAGCGGCAAACACGGGCGCGGCGTCATCGACGAAAGGACGTTCGAGCATCGCCGCGCAGGCCTTGAGCACTTCGATGGCTTGCGGGCGAAACGTGGTGAGTTTGCCGCCGGCCAAGGTCACGCAACCGGGCTCCTGCCACAGCACATGTTCACGGGTTTCGTTCGACGGTTTGTCTTGATGCGCACCTGCGCTGCCCACCACCGGACGCACGCCGGACCAGGTCGACAGCACATCCGCCGCACTCACTTCGGCACCGGGAAACTGTTGCGTGCAGGCCGCCAGCAGATAGTCGAGTTCTTCGCCGCTGATGCTCGCGCTCTGATCCAGATCCTCACGGTGATCGAGGTCCGTGGTGCCGACCACTGTCGCGCCCTCCCATGGAAAAACAAACACCGGACGCCGGTCGCGCTCATGCAGAAACGTGAACGCCTGCGCCACCGGCAGACGCCAACCCGGCAGCAATAAATGACTGCCGCGTAACGGCCGTAATTGCCGTGGTGCCTCCGTCGGCCGCAAGCGCTCGGCCCATGCGCCGGTGGCCACAGCAAGCACGCCGCAGCGCAATTGCAGTGACGTGCCGGCCTCGCAATCCTCGACCTGAACGCCACACACTCGCCCATTTTCACGCAGCAAATGCTCCACGCGAACGCCGTTAATCACGTCCGCGCCATCCGCCCGAGCTTCGCTCAACACACGCATCACCAGCCGCGCATCATCGGTCAGCGCATCGACAAAACAGGTGCCACCGAGCAAGTCGTTTTCCTTCACCCCCGGCGCCAGATAACGCAGTTGTTGCGCATCATGAAAGCGATGGCTGCGACGCCCGGCCAGAGCGTCGTAAACACTCAGCAAACCACCCAACACCCGTGGCCCGGGAAAGCCGCCGCGATAGTGCGGCATCATGAAACTCATCGGCTCGACCAACCCCGGCGCTTCGTCGAGCAAGCGCTGACGTTCGCGTACCGAATCACGGGTCAGGCGCCACTGCCCTTTGGCGATGTAACGCAAACCGCCATGGACCATTTTCGAGGAACGGCTGGAGGTGCCCCAGGCGAAATCGCGTTGTTCCAGCAGCAGGCAGCGCCAACCTCGACGCGCCGCTTCCCGCAGGATTCCGGCGCCGCTGATGCCGCCGCCGATGACGATCAGATCCCAGGTTTCCTCGGCCAGCGTCGGCAAAATCTGCTGGCGCCACGCGGCGTTCCAGTCCTGACTCATGGCCGTCACTCCGGCAACAGCGTGCCGGGGTTGAGGCGCCCGGCCGGATCGAAATGTTTGCTCAGTGCCTGTAAGGTGTCCATCGCCAATGCGCCCTTCTCGCGCAGCAGGTACGGCGCGTGATCCTTGCCGACACCGTGCTGGTGGCTGATGGTGCCGTGGTTGTCGACGATGGTCTGGCTGGCCGCATGTTTGAGCGCTTTCCAGCGCGCCAGCGTCGCGGGGTAGTCCGCCGCCGGGCGAAACACGTAGGTGGTGTAGATGCTCGAACCTTCGCCGTAAACGTGGGACAGGTGGGTGAACACGTGCACGCGTTCGCCTTCGGCGGCCAGGGCATCGCGCAGGCTGTTTTCGATGAGGTTGAGCAGGTTGTCGACGTTGCTCCAGTCGGTGGCTGTTTCGAGGGTGTCGACCACGTAACCGGCATTCCACAGGTTCTCGCGCAGGTAAGGGAAACGGAAGCGGTTCTGCGCCCACTTCTTGCCGAGCAAGGTGCCGGTGAAGACGCCGCCGAAGGCCTTTAAATGTTGCCGTGCCTGTGTCAGCGACAATGCGTTTTGTCGGCGATTGCCGGTGACGCCGAAGGTCAGCAGGCATTTGCCCGCACCCGCGCCACGCAGATTCAGGTACTTTTCCAGCCAGGCGATTTGTTGGGGATGACCGGCCAGCGCAAGTTGCGTTTCGGTTTCCACGGCGTTGGATAAACGCAGCATCGACAGCGGTACGCGTGCCTGGGCCAATTGGCGAATGGCACTGAGTGCCTGCGGCCAGTCGGGTAGAAACACACCGTAGAAACGCTCATCAGCAGGCAATGCGCTGACCCGCACCTTGACCTCGGAAATGATCCCGAAACGGCCCTCGCAACCGAGCACCACTTCGCGCAAATCTGGCCCGGCAGCCGAAGCCGGGAAGGTTGGAATCCGCATCGGCCCGGCGAAGGTTTCCAGGGCTCCGCCAGCGAATAACTGCTCGATCCGGCCATAGCGCAGCGACTGCTGACCGCTGGAACGGCTGGCGACCCAACCGCCCAGCGTCGACAGCTCCCAGGACTGCGGAAAATGCCCCAGCGTGTAGCCTTTCGCACGCAACTGACTTTCGACCTGCGGCCCACTCGCGCCGGGGCCGAACGTTGCCAGCAGGCTCTGTTCATCAAGGTCGATCAGGCGATTCATCCGCGCCAGCGACACCGTCACCACTGGTCGCACAGAATTTGGTGGATTGATGTGTCCGGCCACCGACGTGCCGCCGCCATAAGGGATCAGGCACAGGTCCTGCTCGTGGGCGAGTGCCAGCAACTGGCGAATATG contains these protein-coding regions:
- a CDS encoding glycerol-3-phosphate dehydrogenase/oxidase, with protein sequence MSQDWNAAWRQQILPTLAEETWDLIVIGGGISGAGILREAARRGWRCLLLEQRDFAWGTSSRSSKMVHGGLRYIAKGQWRLTRDSVRERQRLLDEAPGLVEPMSFMMPHYRGGFPGPRVLGGLLSVYDALAGRRSHRFHDAQQLRYLAPGVKENDLLGGTCFVDALTDDARLVMRVLSEARADGADVINGVRVEHLLRENGRVCGVQVEDCEAGTSLQLRCGVLAVATGAWAERLRPTEAPRQLRPLRGSHLLLPGWRLPVAQAFTFLHERDRRPVFVFPWEGATVVGTTDLDHREDLDQSASISGEELDYLLAACTQQFPGAEVSAADVLSTWSGVRPVVGSAGAHQDKPSNETREHVLWQEPGCVTLAGGKLTTFRPQAIEVLKACAAMLERPFVDDAAPVFAAVPVQAIPELSSHQWRRLTGRHGRDLPKLAQLIKEIGHATVGATDTLWAELAFACESEMVLHLDDLLLRRTRLGLLLPRGGEEYFAAIRQLCQPRLAWSDEHWQQEIQRYRALWQRHHGLPDATP
- a CDS encoding FAD-binding oxidoreductase, translating into MRRWNGWGDATTVVELPAQGAEFLHERLGEGRALPDATLESALARVPASRLPAHALYSVDAHDRLLHARGQSLPDWLALREGALGNYPDAVAFPETAEHIRQLLALAHEQDLCLIPYGGGTSVAGHINPPNSVRPVVTVSLARMNRLIDLDEQSLLATFGPGASGPQVESQLRAKGYTLGHFPQSWELSTLGGWVASRSSGQQSLRYGRIEQLFAGGALETFAGPMRIPTFPASAAGPDLREVVLGCEGRFGIISEVKVRVSALPADERFYGVFLPDWPQALSAIRQLAQARVPLSMLRLSNAVETETQLALAGHPQQIAWLEKYLNLRGAGAGKCLLTFGVTGNRRQNALSLTQARQHLKAFGGVFTGTLLGKKWAQNRFRFPYLRENLWNAGYVVDTLETATDWSNVDNLLNLIENSLRDALAAEGERVHVFTHLSHVYGEGSSIYTTYVFRPAADYPATLARWKALKHAASQTIVDNHGTISHQHGVGKDHAPYLLREKGALAMDTLQALSKHFDPAGRLNPGTLLPE